The nucleotide window gtgtgtcattaattctaaatatatcactgacagtgtcaccagcaaagcacccccacaccatcacacctcctcctccatgcttcatggtgggaaccatgaagagatcatccgttcacctactctgcatctcacaaagacacggcggttggaacaaaaaatatcacatttggactcatcaaaccaaaggacagatttccacctgtctaatgcccattgctcgtgtttcttggcccaagcaagtctcttcttcttattggtgtcctttagtagtggtttctttgcagcaattcgaccatgaaggtctgattcacacagtctcctctgaacagttgatgttgaaatgtgtctgttacttgaactctgtgaagcatttatttgggctgcaatttctaaggctggtaactctaatgaacgtatcctctacagcagaggtaactctgggtcttcctttcctgtggtggtcctcatgagagccagtttcatcatagtgcttgatggtttctgagactgcacttgaaaaaacgttcttgaaatgttccatattgactgaccttcatgtcttaaagtaatgatggactgtcatttctctttgcttatttaagctgatcttgccataatatggacttggtcttttaccaaataaggctgtcttctgtataccacccctaccttgtcacaatgcaactgattggctcaaatgcattaagatggaaagaaattccacaaatgaacttttaacacctgttaattgaaatacattccaggtgactacctcatgaagctggttgagagaatgccaagagtgtgcaaagctgtcatcaaggcgaagggtgactactttgaagaatctcaaatacaaaatatatttggatttgtttaacacttttttggttactacatgattccatatgtgttatttcataattatgatgtcttcactattattctacaatgtagaaaatagtaaaaataaagaaaaacccttgaatgagtaggtgatctaaaacctttgaccggtagtgtacttgTATGCAGCTGTTGCCCCAGTCGGCTACGATGATGCCCATATACTCTATATGATATATAATTTAcgatttatatttatatatataatttatgatttatatttatatattatatataactGTACTTGTATGCGGCTGTTGCCCCAGTCGGCTACGATGATGTTCCCGTTCACGTCGACAGCCACTCCTGTAGGGGCATTAAACTGACCGTTGCCCTCTCCATTAGATCCAAACTTCAGCAGCAGCTCTCCCTCTGGGGTGAATACCTggaacggagggagggagggagggagggagagaccttTTCTATTGAACCAGGTCTTTTTCATTCTACTGGGTTAACGAAGGTCAGGACTTGTTCATTCTACTGGGTTAACGAAGGTCAGGACTTGTTCATTCTACTGGGTTAACGAAGGTCAGCACTTGTTCATTCTACTGGGTTAACGAAGGTCAGGACTTGATCATTCTACTGGGTTAACGAAGGTCAGGACTTGTTCATTCTACTGGGTTAACGAAGGTCAGCACTTGTTCATTCTACTGGGTTAACGAAGGTCAGGACTTGATCATTCTACTGGGTTAACGAAGGTCAGGACTTGATCATTCTACTGGGTTAACGAAGATCAGGACTTGTTCATTCTACTGGGTTAACGAAGGTCAGGACTTGTTCATTCTACTGGGTTAACGAAGGTCAGGACTTGTTCATTCTACTGGGTTAACGAAGGTCAGGACTTGTTCATTCTACTGGGTTAACGAAGGTCAGGACTTGTTCATTCTACTGGGTTAACGAAGGTCAGGACTTGATCATTCTACTGGGTTAACGAAGGTCAGGACTTGTTCATTCTACTGAGTTAACGAAGGTCAGGACTTGATCATTCTACTGGGTTAACGAAGGTCAGGACTTGATCATTCTACTGGGTTAACGAAGATCAGGACTTGTTCATTCTACTGGGTTAACGAAGGTCAGGACTTGTTCATTCTACTGGGTTAACGAAGGTCAGGACTTGTTCATTCTACTGGGTTAACGAAGGTCAGGACTTGTTCATTCTACTGGGTTAACGAAGGTCAGGACTTGTTCATTCTACTGGGTTAACGAAGGTCAGGACTTGATCATTCTACTGGGTTAACGAAGGTCAGGACTTGTTCATTCTACTGAGTTAACGAAGGTCAGGACTTGTTCATTCTACTGGGTTAACGAAGGTCAGGACTTGATCATTCTACTGGGTTAACGAAGGTCAGGACTTGTTCATTCTACTGGGTTAACGAAGGTCAGGACTTGTTCATTCTACTGGGTTAACGAAGGTCAGGACTTGTTCATTCTACTGGGTTAACGAAGGTTAGGACTTGATCATTCTACTGGGTTAACGAAGGTCAGGACCTGTTCATTCTACTGGGTTAACGAAGGTCAGGACTTGATCATTCTACTGGGTTAACGAAGGTCAGGACCTGTTCATTCTACTGGGTTAACGAAGGTCAGGACCTGTTCATTCTACTGGGTTAACGAAGGTCAGGACCTGTTCATTCTACTGGGTTAACGAAGGTCAGGACCTGTTCATTCTACTGGGTTAACGAAGGTCAGGACCTGTTCATTCTACTGGGTTAACGAAGGTCAGGACCTGTTCATTCTACTGGGTTAACGAAGGTCAGGACTTGATCATTCTACTGGGTTAACGAAGGTCAGGACTTGTTCATTCTACTGGGTTAACGAAGGTCAGGACTTGTTCATTCTACTGGGTTAACGAAGGTCAGGACTTGATCATTCTACTGGGTTAACGAAGGTCAGGACCTGTTCATTCTACTGAGTTAACGAAGGTCAGGACTTGTTCATTCTACTGGGTTAACGAAGGTCAGGACTTGATCATTCTACTGGGTTAACGAAGGTCAGGACCTGTTCATTCTACTGAGTTAACGAAGGTCAGGACTTGTTCATTCTACTGGGTTAACGAAGGTCAGGACTTGATCATTCTACTGGGTTAACGAAGGTCAGGACTTGTTCATTCTACTGGGTTAACGAAGGTCAGGACTTGTTCATTCTACTGGGTTAACGAAGGTCAGGACTTGTTCATTCTACTGGGTTAACGAAGGTTAGGACTTGATCATTCTACTGGGTTAACGAAGGTCAGGACCTGTTCATTCTACTGGGTTAACGAAGGTCAGGACTTGATCATTCTACTGGGTTAACGAAGGTCAGGACCTGTTCATTCTACTGGGTTAACGAAGGTCAGGACCTGTTCATTCTACTGGGTTAACGAAGGTCAGGACCTGTTCATTCTACTGGGTTAACGAAGGTCAGGACCTGTTCATTCTACTGGGTTAACGAAGGTCAGGACCTGTTCATTCTACTGGGTTAACGAAGGTCAGGACCTGTTCATTCTACTGGGTTAACGAAGGTCAGGACTTGATCATTCTACTGGGTTAACGAAGGTCAGGACTTGTTCATTCTACTGGGTTAACGAAGGTCAGGACTTGTTCATTCTACTGGGTTAACGAAGGTCAGGACTTGATCATTCTACTGGGTTAACGAAGGTCAGGACTTGTTCATTCTACTGGGTTAACGAAGGTTAGGACTTGATCATTCTACTGGGTTAACGAAGGTCAGGACCTGTTCATTCTACTGGGTTAACGAAGGTCAGGACCTGTTCATTCTACTGGGTTAACGAAGGTCAGGACCTGTTCATTCTACTGGGTTAACGAAGGTCAGGACCTGTTCATTCTACTGGGTTAACGAATGTCCCGTTTGAGGCGTTGTTTGGAAGTGTCTGATGAACCTGAGAAGTTAGTTACCTTGACTGAGTGGTTGTGAAAGTCTGTCACTATGATCTCATTGTTGTGGTTGACGGCTGCAAAATGAGGACCTGgtcgaaagagaggaggagaaaggaggaggagaggaggagaggaggtggagagaggagaggagagatggaagtaCCGTGAagccttcatcatcatcatcatcatcaccactatcatcatcatcagcatcatCTTCATCATCCACATCAACACACCTGCGAACTGTTTGTCTCCGTTGCCGCGGCTACCGAACTTAGTAACGAGCTTGCCGGTTGGCTGGAAGATGAAGACTGTGCATGCCTTGTTGTCCACAACGATCACGTGACCGTTCTGATCCACGGACACGCCCTTCGGTCCCATCAGCCTACCAGAGCCCAGCTTGGcctgacagacagagaacacaacCAATCAGAGTACAGCTTGGCCTGACAGACATAGAACCCAACCAATCAGAGGACAGCTTGGCCTGACAGATCAGAAAATAGAATAGTCCCCTGTATGTCCCCTGTGTGTCCCCTGTGTGTCCCCTGTATTTCCCCTGTATGTCCCCTGTATGTCCCCTGTATTTGCCCATTACGTCCCCTGTATGTCCCCTGTACGTCCCCAGTATTTCCCCTGTATGTCCCCTGTACGTCCCCTGTACGTCCCCTGTATGTCCCCTGTACGTCCCCTGTATGTCCCCTGTATGTCCCCTGTATGTTCCCTGTATTTCCCCAGGATGTCCCCTGTACGTCCCCTGTACGTTCCCTGTATGTCCCCTGTACGTTCCCTGTATTTCCCCTGTATGTCCCCTGTATGTCTCCTGTATGTCTCCTGTATGTCCCCTGTATGTCTCCTGTATGTCCCCTGTATGTCCCCTGTATTTCTCCTGTATGTCTCCTGTACGTCCCCTGTACGTCCCCTGTATGTCTCCTGTATGTCTCCTGTATGTTCCCTGTACGTCCCCTGTACGTCCCCTGTACGTTCCCTGTACGTTCCCTGTACGTCCCCTGTACGTCCCCTGTACGTCTCCTGTACGTCCCCTGTATGTCCCCTGTACGTTCCCTGTACGTCCCCTGTACGTCCCCTGTACGTCTCCTGTATGTCCCCTGTATGTCTCCTGTATGTCTCCTGTATGTCCCCTGTACGTCCCCTGTATGTCCCCTGTATGTCTCCTGTATGTCTCCTGTATGTTCCCTGTACGTCCCCTGTATGTCCCCTGTACGTTCCCTGTACGTTCCCTGTACGTCCCCTGTATGTCCCCTGTATGTCTCCTGTATGTCCTCTGTATGTCCCCTGTATGTCCCCTGTATGTTCCCTGTATTTCCCCAGGATGTCCCCTGTACGTCCCCTGTACGTCCCATGTACGTTCCCTGTACGTCCCCTGTATGTTCCCTGTACGTCCCCTGTACGTCCCCTGTATGTCCCCTGTATGTTCCCTGTATGTCCCCTGTATTTCCCCAGGATGTCCCCTGTATGTCCCTTGTACGTCCCCTGTACGTCCCCTGTGTGTCCCCTGTATGTCCCCTGTatgtctcctgtgtgtcccctGTACGTCCCCTGTACGTCCCCTGTACGTCCCATGTACGTTCCCTGTATGTCCCCTGTGTGTCCCCTGTATGTTCCCTGTATGTCCCCTGTATGTCCCCTGTATGTTCCCTGTATGTCCCCTGTATGTCCCCTGTATGTCCCCTGTACGTTCCCTGTACGTCCCCTGTACGTCCCCTGTACGTCCCCTGTACGTCCCCTGTGTGTCCCCTGTATGTCCCCTGTATGTTCCCTGTATGTCCCCTGTATGTCCCCTGTATGTTCCCTGTATGTCCCCTGTATGCTCACCTTGTACTTGCCCTCGCTGGAGAAGATGCTGACCCACTTGTTGTCGTAGTCGGCGATGATGATGTCACCGTTGGGGTGAACGGCCACACCCGTTGGTCGTTGGAGTTGCCCTGGCGACCGGCCCCTCACCCCGAAACGACTCTTAAACTCGCCGTCATTAGAGAAGATCTGCCcggtgggacacacacacacacacacacacacacacacacacacacacacacacacacacacacacacacacacacacacacacacacacacacacacacacacaaacaatcaaACGATCAAAgttctgccactgtgtgtgtgtgtgtgtgtgtgtgtgtgtgtgtgtgtgtgtgtgtgtgtgtgtgtgtgtgtgtgtgtgtgtgtgtgtgtgagtgtgtgtgtgtgagtgagtgtgtgagtgagtgagtgagtgagtgagtgagtgagtgagtgagtgagtgagtgagtgagtgagtgagtgagtgagtgtgtgtgtgtgtgtgtgagtgtgtgcgtgtgtgtgtgtagttaccTGGACACACTGGTTATTGCTGTCTGCTATTAGAATCCTGCCACTGGAGGACGTTGACACACCCTGTAGGTTAGTAAATTCTCCTTTATTCTTCCCCTTAGTACCTGAAGCACAGACACACCTTATTAATGGAcaaactagagacagagagagaacgcgaaggagagaggtgggagaaagaagggagagaggagggagaaagaagggagggaggagggagaaagaagggagagaggaggaagaaagaagggagggagtgggtgatagagagaggagggagaaagaagggagagaggagggagaaagaagggagagaggagggagaaagaagggagagaggagggagaaagaagggagagaggagggagaaagaagggagagaggagggagaaagaagggagggaggagggagaaagaaaggagggaggagggagaaagaagggagagaggagggagaaagaagggagagaggagggagaaagaagggagggaggagggagaaagaagggagagaggagggagaaagaagggagagaggtgggtgATAGAGAGAGAACGCGAAGCAGAGAGGAGGGataaagaagggagagaggagggtgatagagacagagagaaaatacatttaaaaaatgtagatctctctgtctctcaccgaTCCTGAAGATGAGATCATCTTCGATGGGGTTCTCTCTGCGTCTGGGTGTCCCCAGGGCACTGCCTGTCCTCCTGGAACCCTTCTTCTTACTCCCAGACCCCGGGGACTTTCCTCTCCTCTTAGCCCCCTCAGAGGAGCCTGTAGACGGGGTGGCCGTGGTCGTCAGAGAGGTGGCTGTGGTGGTGGGGGGAGACACCTGGAAGAGACATTTAACATGAACGGTAGACAGTCAGACTGTtagttgcaaaattctggtaactttcgttaaactcccaggttttccagaaatagtTGAAAGATCTGGGAGTCCTCCTAAAAAAaatgtcaatctctctctctctctctctctctttacctcagGGTCCGGGGACCTGGTAACTCTGAGACTGAAGGGACTTCCTTTGATGTGCTGGTCATAGAGCCGGAGAGCCAATGAGAACTCTCCTTCCTTATTTACAGTGTAAACAAAATCATATGTCCCGTTCTTGTGGTCGAGTATCTCCCCGTCCGCCACGCTACCATCTG belongs to Salvelinus namaycush isolate Seneca unplaced genomic scaffold, SaNama_1.0 Scaffold466, whole genome shotgun sequence and includes:
- the LOC120041433 gene encoding tripartite motif-containing protein 2-like produces the protein QLDLVMEAEGLRMTIHNLGTIVTTSAVASQSEASGVGLEQCIVGLPACVTITTRDKAGGHCRSGNAILSAEVCTPDGSVADGEILDHKNGTYDFVYTVNKEGEFSLALRLYDQHIKGSPFSLRVSPPTTTATSLTTTATPSTGSSEGAKRRGKSPGSGSKKKGSRRTGSALGTPRRRENPIEDDLIFRIGTKGKNKGEFTNLQGVSTSSSGRILIADSNNQCVQIFSNDGEFKSRFGVRGRSPGQLQRPTGVAVHPNGDIIIADYDNKWVSIFSSEGKYKAKLGSGRLMGPKGVSVDQNGHVIVVDNKACTVFIFQPTGKLVTKFGSRGNGDKQFAGPHFAAVNHNNEIIVTDFHNHSVKVFTPEGELLLKFGSNGEGNGQFNAPTGVAVDVNGNIIVADWGNSRIQVFDGSGSFLSYINTSADPLYGPQGLALTSDGHVVVADSGNHCFKVYRYLQ